One genomic region from Rosa rugosa chromosome 1, drRosRugo1.1, whole genome shotgun sequence encodes:
- the LOC133720354 gene encoding mitogen-activated protein kinase kinase kinase 5 — MLATTMRWLPSFASSSSSASSSSSPKKKAREDGGWIFRSRRKAAQSRKLLNLGRDNDGGAITKCPSAPGSESALASPQPLPLPESAIRRETRCSRCKSWGHENCFPSPAPSVFSWRDTPKNNVQVRETVSSRRKNQDRNRLQIPEHDFRLDVPVRSAPTSPCASPRFSPRRPSAADLWAPSRNQVWSAPEMTTNDITQPPPAVSDVFSNESSPINSPTARSPLRPPQGSSPLHPRLSVTSEVHPLPLPPGASLPSPSVPSPQPALTPKPESQPIKGQWQKGKLIGRGTFGSVYVATNRETGALCAMKEVELLPDDPKSAECIKQLQQEIKVLSQLKHPNIVQYYGSEIVEDRFFIYLEYVHPGSINKYVHEHCGAMTEAVVRSFTRHIVSGLAYLHSTKTIHRDIKGANLLVDSCGVVKLADFGMAKHLSGHVGNLSLKGSPYWMAPELMQSEMHKDNSSDLALAVDIWSLGCTIIEMFTGKPPWSEYEGAAAMFKVMKDTPPFPETLSPEGKDFLRCCFQRNPAERSTAAMLLEHRFIKNSQLQEVPSTTYNASNGMNFLERPQTPIELERRLDSSLMIPSIGMQLTTGKAAL, encoded by the exons ATGCTAGCCACAACCATGCGTTGGTTGCCTAGCTTTGCTTCCTCATCATCATCTGCTTCGTCTTCGTCGTCGCCGAAAAAGAAGGCCAGGGAGGACGGCGGGTGGATTTTCCGGTCGAGGAGGAAGGCCGCGCAGTCGAGGAAACTgctcaatttggggagagacaATGACGGTGGAGCTATAACCAAATGCCCCAGCGCGCCGGGGTCGGAATCCGCGCTGGCCAGTCCGCAGCCGCTTCCTTTGCCGGAATCGGCCATCCGCCGAGAGACGAGGTGTTCTCGCTGTAAGTCATGGGGACATGAGAACTGCTTCCCCTCCCCGGCTCCCAG TGTGTTTTCTTGGCGAGACACTCCAAAGAATAACGTTCAAGTACGTGAGACAGTGTCGTCTAGGAGGAAGAATCAAGATCGAAATCGTTTACAGATCCCTGAACATGACTTCAGGCTCGATGTTCCTGTTAGAAGTGCACCCACTAGTCCATGCGCAAGCCCTAGATTCAGCCCACGCAGACCAAGTGCTGCTGATTTGTGGGCTCCGTCCAGAAATCAAGTCTGGTCTGCACCGGAGATGACTACTAATGATATCACTCAACCTCCCCCTGCCGTATCAGATGTATTTAGTAATGAAAGTTCCCCTATAAACAGTCCCACGGCTAGAAGTCCCCTTCGACCCCCACAAGGATCATCCCCATTGCATCCCCGGTTATCTGTTACCTCTGAAGTCCATCCATTGCCTCTGCCTCCTGGAGCAAGCCTCCCTTCACCTAGTGTACCATCACCACAACCTGCCCTCACACCTAAGCCAGAGTCCCAGCCGATTAAAGGGCAATGGCAAAAGGGAAAGCTTATTGGTCGTGGCACGTTTGGCAGTGTTTATGTTGCTACCAATAG AGAAACTGGAGCTTTATGTGCAATGAAGGAAGTTGAACTACTTCCTGATGACCCGAAATCAGCAGAGTGTATAAAGCAGCTACAGCAG GAAATCAAAGTCCTCAGCCAGCTCAAGCATCCTAATATTGTGCAGTACTATGGAAGTGAAATT GTTGAAGATCGGTTTTTTATATATCTGGAGTATGTTCATCCAGGTTCTATTAACAAATATGTTCATGAACACTGTGGAGCCATGACAGAAGCTGTTGTTCGCAGTTTTACTCGCCATATAGTCTCTGGGTTGGCTTACTTGCACAGCACAAAAACAATACACAG GGACATCAAAGGGGCTAATTTGCTGGTGGATTCATGTGGGGTTGTCAAGCTAGCTGACTTTGGAATGGCCAAACAT CTTTCAGGACACGTAGGGAATCTTTCCCTAAAGGGAAGTCCATACTGGATGGCTCCAGAG CTGATGCAATCTGAGATGCATAAAGATAACAGCTCTGATTTGGCTCTTGCTGTTGATATATGGAGTTTGGGTTGTACTATTATTGAAATGTTCACAGGAAAACCTCCATGGAGCGAGTATGAAGGG GCTGCAGCTATGTTTAAAGTTATGAAGGATACTCCACCATTTCCAGAAACATTGTCACCTGAGGGTAAGGACTTCCTTAGGTGCTGCTTCCAAAGAAATCCTGCTGAGAGGTCAACTGCTGCAATGCTATTAGAACATCGATTTATAAAAAACTCCCAGCTGCAGGAAGTCCCATCTACGACCTATAATGCCTCTAATGGGATGAATTTCTTG GAAAGACCCCAGACTCCAATTGAACTTGAAAGAAGACTTGATAGTTCACTGATGATTCCCAGCATTGGCATGCAATTAACTACGGGAAAGGCGGCTCTCTGA